GAAAATAACATGCCACGCCAGACATGATCATGATATCAGACAGTGTTAGCCTCACCCAGCCGGATATGGTATCCGTCCATAGTTTCATACTTAATGTTAAGTGCCTGTGATAATTGCCGACCTGATGGCTGAAGCACTAATTGCTACTACTGCTTGATTACAAGTGAGAACTGGGGACTGTATTAGAGGACGGTTGACACTTTGGCATCCTTTCATAGATATATGCAATAGTTACATGCTAAATTCGTATCCATCATTAAGAAGTTTTTAACCAGCTGCTAACTGCTAATCCATCTTGGAGTAAGTGTTAACTCAGGAAGGAATGGAATGTTCGGTTGGATGTTTTTTTTTTCTGTGTGCTAGCCCAGAAAAAACAAATTTATTTTTACAAGCACCTGTCTAAGCATCTTCCACATTGTACTACATGGTCTTAGTAGTACGAATGTAGCTCTCATTACTCCTACAAATGTACCTGCGCATGTTTCTGATGTGGATGTGCGTTCTTGTACATCGTCAAATCGGCGAAAGACTTTAACTTCAGATATACATGAGATAACTCTTCCTTGGTAGATCTGACGCACATCAGCACATGTATGTAATTTCTGTTTATGTTGTGATGTTGCTCATCGCACAGGAGATGACAATCAGGGGTAGCTGCGCTACAATGCTTGCGAAAACGGCTAAAGCAGTTGCACTTGCCACTTTCCAGGCAACTTTACTGTTGAGGTCTCGTCAGCTACAAAACCAGCATATCTGTGCGTAACTCTGCTTTTCTGGATTTGCACACTCAAATATCTGGAAAATGCAGTCCTGGTAACACAGATAAGAACTTACAATTGACCTGCCCGGAGGTCTCTATCTATGCGCTCCGCGTTAAATGTTCCTGGAATCTCCCTGAAATCTTCATTAAATATGGAGTATGCACTGCATGGAAGATAGAATAATTTCAGAAAGTGGAAAGGGCAAGAGAATGAACTGTAACTTCCCAACCTCTCCAATCCACAGTTCTGTTTATCAGCATGAGCTCCGCAAGATTTAGATGGTCATTTCTATTTTGAGTTTAAAATGTAAATAGCAGCACTTGCGAAATTCAGTTATTCTATTCCTACCCAAAACACGACTGTAGTTTGAGAAATAATAGTATGACTGCTTTATCTGCAGCTTCTGCCAAAAAGAGAAGGAACAGATTTTAATAGTCCAGGCAGCTTTTAAACCACTACTAATGTTGACGAAGCATTTATTTATTCTTCACAGCCTATGTAATGGAACTCTAGCAGAACTTTTATCCAACAAGTGAAACCACAGAATACCAACAATTATGCAAtattgcaagaataaaactattcCATTGGCACAGACCACCATTATGTCGCTAATGTTTATTTGTATTTAAAATCCAACTTTTCACTCTAAACTACACAGCAACATCAGACTGAAGGGCATAGATAACATACCTAACATCACCTTGTTGTCGTCTTCCAAGATTAAGAAGTATGATCAAGAAACCTGTCGCAAGTATCTGGGCAGACACCAAACAGTAATAATATCTGTAAATAAACTGAAATCTAGCACCAAATCAAACATTGCTAATTACTGTGGAAACTGTAACACCATTGCTACACACAGAGTCTATACATTGGACATAAGAAATTGACGAAGGATTACATGTACTCGACTTCTACGGCTGAGTCATGAATTAAGGGACCATACATAGAATTGAAAACCACTTGAAGTAAGATAGTAACTCCCAGGTTCTGGTTTTCCAAGCAATGTACAGGTATTATTCCCGTGTCTTGAACTAAACAGAAATTGATATGTATGTTCAAACTAGCTCCAGATATGTTTTGACAATGCTACATGTACCTCAACACCATGAAGAGCACGGAAACTGCTAATAATTATTATTTTATTGGAGAAGCAAATCAAGGAGCTACTTACATATAAAGGTCCGACCTCATACTTTCGAGCAATAGGCGCCAATAGGAACCATAGTGTGATAATAATCCATGCTTTCATAGTGACAGAGAATAGTGCCATCAACAAGATATCTGCAGACGTGGGATCCAGATCACATTGGTCATTTGCACCACCAGTTTACAGAAAATAAGGGTGTGTCATATACATTACCAGGTAATCTCAGCTTTTCTCGAAGAAATATGAAAATTCTTCTCTTCCACCAAGTTGTTGTTTGAGGTATTTTGAATTTCTACAGGATGGACCATTAACTGTCATATGGAGCATGGATTGAAAATACAATATTCATCTAAATATTTTGAGAAGACCTTACCAGttcctcttcatcctcgtcgtcgtcatcatcatcatcatcatctcggAGATGCTTAGCAGGTGGTTTAGGTGCCACGGCCACCATAAGGCTATCTACAGAAATCACAATGTAATAAACATAAATAAACGTCCACAAGAGATATTAAGTGCACCAAGTAAGAACTTGGTGAAACAGCCATTTGCCCACTTAATAGATGGTCCAAATGTAAAAGTAACTTTTGGACCATCTGAGGTAAAAAACGCAGCTCCAACAGACGGTCCATATGTAAAAAAAATTGGACCGCGGCCTCctcgtgatgtaaaatacaacacctcaCGGTGCAAATTTACATCACGAGGTGCATCTGGTCCAAAACCAGCTGCCGCCCGCGAACGCCCAACCGCCAGTTCCTTTCCtttcccgcccgcccgcccgcgacCTCccacccgtccgccgccgccccgccgcctccacacCCCGCCTAAGATTagcaccccgccgcccgccgcccgcatcAGATCCTGCCCCGCCCCGCCCCCCGCTGCTGTTTCCACGCCGCCACNNNNNNNNNNNNNNNNNNNNNNNNNNNNNNNNNNNNNNNNNNNNNNNNNNNNNNNNNNNNNNNNNNNNNNNNNNNNNNNNNNNNNNNNNNNNNNNNNNNNNNNNNNNNNNNNNNNNNNNNNNNNNNNNNNNNNNNNNNNNNNNNNNNNNNNNNNNNNNNNNNNNNNNNNNNNNNNNNNNNNNNNNNNNNNNNNNNNNNNNNNNNNNNNNNNNNNNNNNNNNNNNNNNNNNNNNNNNNNNNNNNNNNNNNNNNNNNNNNNNNNNNNNNNNNNNNNNNNNNNNNNNNNNNNNNNNNNNNNNNNNNNNNNNNNNNNNNNNNNNNNNNNNNNNNNNNNNNNNNNNNNNNNNNNNNNNNNNNNNNNNNNNNNNNNNNNNNNNNNNNNNNNNNNNNNNNNNNNNNNNNNNNNNNNNNNNNNNNNNNNNNNNNNNNNNNNNNNNNNNNNNNNNNNNNNNNNNNNNNNNNNNNNNNNNNNNNNNNNNNNNNNNNNNNNNNNNNNNNNNNNNNNNNNNNNNNNNNNNNNNNNNNNNNNNNNNNNNNNNNNNNNNNNNNNNNNNNNNNNNNNNNNNNNNNNNNNNNNNNNNNNNNNNNNNNNNNNNNNNNNNNNNNNNNNNNCGTCCGCCACCGCCCCTCAGCTCCGCCCCGCCCGGCTCcatccgccaccgccccggccgcaCGCCACCGCCGCTCCACCGCTCtccgatggcgccgaagaagacgcCGAAGGGCAAGTCGGGCTTCTTCGGCGTGAGGCAGAAGCCCTCCGGTAATTTCGGAGTGGAGTTCTCCGACGccgggaggcgttggtggatcggCACGTACCCCTCCGCCCACGAGGCCGCGCGTGCCTACGATGTGGCGGCGTGGCGTGCCGAGAGGCCTCGGGAGCACCTCAACTTCCCAGAGATCGAGAGTCGGGCGGAAGCGGAGATGCTTGTGCcgtagggcatcaagatgaaggagatcccgacgaagaagaagacgacgaaGAAGCCGTCGGTTGTCGTCAGTGCCGACGAGACCGACGAGGAGGCGATGGCGAGGTTTGCTCGGGAGCATCCGGAGTACGTCCAGGCCGAGCTGGAGTACTACTGGAAGCGTGAGgcggagcagaagaagaagggggcgaagaaggaggacgaggccggTCCCTCGACGGTGATCCCCATCGAGTCCTCTTCCGAGGAGGACCGGGCAGacttctcggaggaggaggaggaggggtgcgaCGACCCGGAGAAGGAGGAGTTCTGGGCGCAGTTCCGCAgctccgacgatgaggagtagtttatctagtagtttgaataagtagtagttgaagttcatgtatgaaactatgttgaatttgatgtttgaactaTGTTGAATGGACTAGTAGTTTGTCGTTTTAAGAAATTTACATCTtca
This window of the Triticum aestivum cultivar Chinese Spring chromosome 5D, IWGSC CS RefSeq v2.1, whole genome shotgun sequence genome carries:
- the LOC123121533 gene encoding uncharacterized protein, with the translated sequence MAAAAGDEPETTVEVKLRAVGPSRPTNIRLPPLISVADLRRSVALDRRLPEDRLRLVLRGTTLPWGDDTHVKLRDGDSLMVAVAPKPPAKHLRDDDDDDDDDEDEEELKFKIPQTTTWWKRRIFIFLREKLRLPDILLMALFSVTMKAWIIITLWFLLAPIARKYEVGPLYILATGFLIILLNLGRRQQGDVSAYSIFNEDFREIPGTFNAERIDRDLRAGQF